In a single window of the Dryobates pubescens isolate bDryPub1 chromosome Z, bDryPub1.pri, whole genome shotgun sequence genome:
- the SIGMAR1 gene encoding sigma non-opioid intracellular receptor 1, whose protein sequence is MGTTGRRALRAGLVLGALVLVLQGLRGWLAAKRYEFTPAEIAQLARHHAGLDHEQAFSKIIVELRKKHPGHILPDEDLQWVFVNAGGWMGSMCLLHASLTEYVLLFGTAVDTGGHSGRYWADISDTVISGTFRQWKEGTTRSEIYYPGDTIVHQAGEATSVQWSAGTWMVEYGRGFIPSTLAFALADTLFSTQDFVTLFYTLRVYAKGLLLEANAFFSTWGC, encoded by the exons ATGGGGACGACGGGGCGGCGGGCGctgcgggctgggctggtgctgggagcgctggtgctggtgctgcaggggctgcgcGGCTGGCTCGCCGCCAAACGGTACGAGTTCACCCCCGCCGAGATCGCCCAGCTCGCCCGGCACCACGCGG ggctggaccATGAACAGGCtttctccaagatcatcgtggAGCTACGGAAGAAGCATCCAGGCCACATCCTGCCAGATGAGGACCTGCAGTGGGTGTTTGTGAATGCGGGCGGGTGGATGGGCTCCATGTGCCTCCTGCATGCCTCACTCACAGAGTATGTGCTACTCTTTGGGACAGCTGTCGACACTGGGGGCCACTCAG GTCGATACTGGGCAGATATCTCTGACACTGTTATCTCTGGGACCTTCCGGCAGTGGAAAGAGGGGACCACCAGAAGTGAGATCTACTACCCAG GAGACACCATTGTGCACCAAGCAGGGGAGGCCACATCGGTGCAGTGGAGTGCAGGCACCTGGATGGTGGAGTACGGTCGAGGCTTCATCCCTTCTACGCTCGCCTTCGCCCTGGCTGACACCCTCTTCAGCACTCAGGACTTTGTCACCCTCTTCTACACCTTGCGTGTCTATGCCAAGGGCTTGCTCCTGGAAGCCAATGCCTTCTTcagcacctggggctgctga
- the GALT gene encoding galactose-1-phosphate uridylyltransferase, which produces MESSPAGPEEKRGGRFRASAHQHTRYNPLRDDWVLVSAHRMKRPWQGQVEKPPPEDVPRWDPNNPLCPGTTRANGEVNPQYEGTFVFPNDFPALQPDAPEPDDSDHPLFRAAAARGVCKVMCFHPWSDLTLPLMSVAEIRAVINTWAELATELGASYPWVQIFENKGAMMGCSNPHPHCQVWASSFLPNEARLEDRTQRQHLSQHGVPMLLEYAEQEAHRKERLVVENEDWLVVVPYWATWPYQTLLLPRRHVCRLQDLSEGERDSLASIMKRLLIKYDNLFEISFPYSMGWHGAPMGPYLEEDCGHWQLHAHYYPPLLRSATVRKFMVGYEMLAQAQRDLTPEQAAERLRNLPEVHYKERAKEM; this is translated from the exons ATGGAGTCGTCGCCGGCAGGGCCCGAAGAGAAGCGGGGAGGCCGCTTCCGCGCCAGTG CGCACCAGCACACTCGTTACAACCCTCTGCGGGACGACTGGGTGCTGGTGTCTGCCCACCGGATGAAGcggccctggcaggggcaggtggAGAAGCCGCCTCCCGAGGATGTACCCCGCTGGGACCCCAACAACCCTCTCTGCCCCGGGACCACCCGGGCCAACGGCGAG GTGAACCCCCAGTACGAGGGCACCTTTGTCTTCCCGAATGACTTCCCTGCGCTGCAGCCTGATGCCCCAGAGCCTG ATGACAGTGATCATCCATTGTTtcgagcagcagcagcccgggGGGTGTG CAAGGTGATGTGCTTCCACCCCTGGTCGGACCTGACGCTTCCTCTCATGTCCGTGGCAGAGATCCGGGCTGTCATCAACACATGGGCAGAGCTGGCCACGGAGCTTGGTGCCTCCTACCCCTGGgtgcag ATCTTTGAGAACAAGGGAGCGATGATGGGCTGCTCCAACCCGCACCCCCACTgccag GTGTGGGCCAGCAGTTTTCTCCCGAATGAGGCACGCCTGGAGGATCGAACCCAGCGGCAGCATCTGAGCCAGCATGGtgtgcccatgctgctggagtACGCCGAGCAGGAGGCTCATCGGAAG GAGCGGCTGGTGGTGGAGAATGAGGACTGGCTAGTTGTGGTGCCGTACTGGGCCACCTGGCCCTAccagaccctgctgctgccccgccGCCATGTCTGCCGCCTCCAGGACCTCAGCGAGGGCGAGAGGGACA GTCTGGCCTCCATTATGAAGAGGCTGCTCATCAAGTATGACAATCTCTTTGAAATTTCTTTTCCCTACTCCATGGGCTGGCATG GAGCACCTATGGGCCCCTACCTGGAGGAGGACTGCGGGCATTGGCAGCTCCATGCCCACTACTACCCCCCACTGCTCCGCTCTGCCACTGTCCGCAAGTTCATGGTGGGCTatgagatgctggcacaggcacagcGTGACCTCACCCCAGAGCAG gcagctgagcgCCTGAGAAACCTCCCTGAGGTGCACTACAAGGAAAGGGCCAAGGAGATGTGA